GATTAGTTTAAACTTGAAAAAGCTGAGTCCTGTCGGCTACAGAACCCAGCTTGAAAAGGCTGTTTGAGAAAGATTCTTAACTTGTCCAAGTATTGGGGGACAGTTCACACTTTCAGACGGCCTGTTGAACATTTTAATCCTGTTTTAAAGCGTTAAGCGCCAAACTCTTTCTCAACCGCTTGACGCACTTTCTCGTCAGAGGCTTCGATGTCGGTTTGCGCCACTTCGGCGCGGGGCAAAGCTTCCGTTGCAGTAACTTCCGCTTGCACACGATAGTCCGCAATGTCGGCCGCAACCGTTGCTGCTGCTGCGGCGGGCTGCGTTTCAACCGCTTCCGGTGCGGTTAACGGCAGGCGCGCCAAGATGGTTTCGGTGGCGCAGACTTTGTCGCCGATGGCCACCTGCGCCTGCGCGTCGGCCGGCAGATAAACGTCGACGCGCGAACCGAAGCGGATAAAGCCGTAACGCTCGCCGCGGCGCAAGGTGTCGCCCGCCTGCGTGTAACACAGAATCCGCCGCGCCACCAGGCCCGCCACCTGCACGAAGGTTACTTCGCGGCCGCTGCGGGTGGTGGCCAAAACGGCATTGCGCT
The sequence above is a segment of the Neisseria dentiae genome. Coding sequences within it:
- a CDS encoding phosphatidylserine decarboxylase, coding for MSRFYPHPIIAREGWPFIGGGLIASVLITLWAGWWSLPFWLFTVFALQFFRDPARTAPQDADAVLSPVDGRIVVVERAPDPYRQVESLKISVFMNVFNVHSQRSPIDGTVTAVEYTPGKFVNADLDKASTENERNAVLATTRSGREVTFVQVAGLVARRILCYTQAGDTLRRGERYGFIRFGSRVDVYLPADAQAQVAIGDKVCATETILARLPLTAPEAVETQPAAAAATVAADIADYRVQAEVTATEALPRAEVAQTDIEASDEKVRQAVEKEFGA